A single genomic interval of Helianthus annuus cultivar XRQ/B chromosome 6, HanXRQr2.0-SUNRISE, whole genome shotgun sequence harbors:
- the LOC110944335 gene encoding uncharacterized protein LOC110944335 translates to MDTELTKQWSSDLKPQPGLGIFGLLRESFKTLKRNRKLMLPLLLHVFLFFSLLEFAQIYLLEPVGKDLASQLAEHPKLFEDFGNNMHRTDYRGALNDIREILLVKLFIFIFSSIISLVFFVATVSSSYEAYTAKAQDLTEMIMKIKKSWKKPIGISFYMILFTMGFIFGCFFYIGMVSILAGNSWASYMFYGVVFLSIVVLWIYGSALWMMSLVVSVLEDAGGLDAIFKARELMKGENVKASLLMVLYGVASSVVYWVTHAIISQTPEKWSEMVISVVLTTGLICALKLFMFVVFTIFYHEQKEVCDEKAAKSLYLPIAGDEV, encoded by the coding sequence ATGGATACTGAACTGACCAAACAATGGAGCTCCGACTTGAAACCCCAACCTGGGTTAGGGATCTTTGGACTTCTTAGGGAGtcattcaaaaccctaaaaagaAACAGGAAGCTGATGCTTCCTCTTCTACTTCATGTGTTTCTCTTTTTCTCACTCTTAGAGTTTGCTCAGATTTACTTACTCGAGCCGGTGGGAAAAGATTTAGCATCACAACTGGCTGAACATCCGAAACTGTTTGAGGATTTTGGCAACAATATGCATCGAACTGATTATCGCGGTGCACTCAACGATATCCGTGAGATTCTGTTGGTGAAGCTCtttatcttcatcttttcttcgATAATCTCTCTAGTTTTCTTTGTTGCCACGGTTTCTTCTTCGTATGAAGCCTACACTGCAAAAGCCCAAGACTTAACAGAAATGatcatgaaaataaaaaaatcttgGAAAAAACCAATTGGCATTAGTTTTTACATGATTTTATTCACTATGGGCTTTATATTTGGGTGTTTCTTTTATATTGGTATGGTCTCTATCTTGGCTGGTAATTCATGGGCATCATATATGTTCTACGGAGTTGTTTTCTTGTCGATCGTTGTTTTATGGATTTACGGTAGCGCACTTTGGATGATGAGTCTTGTAGTTTCGGTTTTAGAAGACGCTGGCGGTCTTGACGCGATTTTTAAAGCTAGAGAACTGATGAAAGGTGAGAATGTTAAAGCTTCACTGCTTATGGTTCTTTATGGTGTTGCTTCTAGTGTTGTTTATTGGGTGACACATGCCATTATAAGCCAGACTCCAGAAAAATGGTCAGAAATGGTGATCTCAGTCGTTTTGACTACCGGGCTGATATGTGCCTTAAAACTCTTTATGTTTGTGGTGTTTACAATATTCTACCATGAGCAGAAAGAGGTTTGTGATGAGAAAGCAGCTAAAAGCCTTTATCTACCTATTGCTGGTGATGAAGTTTAG